The region TGTACCACTAACTTACACAATATATGAGTATAGTATCAGCATTTGACAAGTTCAGGTGTTTCTttatctctccgctggcgttCTCATTGATTGCAAGTGTTATTCCGTAGCTCAAACCTGTCTAATCCGATCTCTTACACGTTCTGGTAGCCAGTAGACCTCCGACTGAGTTCTGCCCCTTATCTACTTCGATTAACCGAATTTCTCAAGATACGTCGGCAAGAAAATACTCGTATCCCCAATGTGCAGGTACGGACAACAGCAATTTCGAAGAGAACTGAAAAGTATTCTACATTTTAGCAACTGTTTTATTTAGGCCTTATTTCTGGCTTCAGTTTCCTCATGTgcgcaataaataaattgggaATCGTTGAAACAGAGCACGACCTTAGCTTCTTAGAAGAAGCGCTTAAAGAGGCGCCAAGTTCCCTTGTGAGCCATCGGCAAGGCCTTCTCAATATCCTCCTCTGGTGCGTTCGGTGACTCTTCGGTGATTGGACCATTAGTGGGAAGAGGATCTGCGGTTGAAGGAGCAGGGGTGGAAGGATCTGCGGTTGAAGGAGCAGCGGTTGAAGGAACAGGGGTGGAAGGAGCAGCGGTTGAAGGAGCAGGGGTGGAAGGAGCAGCGGTTGAAGGAGCAGGGGTGGAAGGAGCAGGGGTGGAAGGAGCAGCGGTTGAAGGAGCAGGGGTGGAAGGAGCAGCGGTTGAAGGAGCAGCGGTTGAAGGAGCAGCGGTTGAAGGAGCAGGGGTGGAAGGAGCAGCGGTTGAAGGAGCAGGGGTGGAAGGAGCAGCAGTTGAAGGGGCAGGGGTGGAAGGAGAAGCGGTGCTGATGGGAGCTTCCGTCTCTGATGACGACTCAGTGGAACTCTCTGTGGACGACTCTGTAGAACTCTCTGTGGTCGATGCTGTAGTGGAACTCTCTGTGGAAGGCACCTCTCCTCCAGCTAAGCAAACAGTGAGGTTCTCATCGCAAGAGTCCATGTCGTGGGCATATTCTACACGGGCGACATCCACGCAGTCGGTCAGGTCAGTCTCGATGACGCTGTAACTGGCGCTGATGCGGTTAAAGTCCAGGTTGGAGTCACTGTTCAAGGTGAACATGGTCTTGTAGCTGTCGGAGGACTGAAATGTTGTCAGATTAGATGGGATTCCTTTGAAGAAAACTTCAACCTATACGTACGGCAAGTCGGTAGCAATCAAAGAACTTCAAACCATCGACTTCGGCGTCGCAACTGGTAAGGCTCGTGCACATGGCGTTAGTGCGGTCCAGGAGGCTCTGACGCTCTGAGGCGCTCTCGGCGGTAAGGGCTTCCCTGGAGGCCTGGGCGGTGTTGATGCAGCCGTTATAGTGCAGGTTGTAGTTAACGATGACCTCCCTCTGGTCGTCCAGGTAGTGGTTGAAACAGTCGTTGATCAGCGCGGACTCATCGGCGCGGGCGTCGAAGGTAGAGATCATGCGGGTCATGGCGAACTGCTGATGGGACAGCATGGAGGCGAGGTCCGCTGGGTGCTTGGGCAGCTGGGCGCTGCAGCTGGCTGCCAGCATGAGGCACAGGGCAAGGGCAAACTTCATGGCTGGAAAAGCGCGTGATCCTTGGGAGTTTACGTATGCGCGAATGGCGGACCTAAGAATATTACTGGAAGCCCCTCGGGTGAGGTTCTGATTTTTATAGCCCATGATTATCAGATTTTGTGGTCAAAGGGAAATAGCGCTCGAATGTCTTATTACGGCCTGATTAAAAGCTAATTAACTTATTATCTTGTACCTCATCGTTGCCGTGATTCCTTCCGATTTGGTTTTTAATAAGTTTTGTTCTGACTAAACAGCTCCGAAATATCGATTGTCTCATGGTCACGGGAGTTTTAATAAAAGCTCCTGCACTGCGGGAAATACCACAGTTCTAAGAAATGGCTAAATTAATACCTACGATCTCAAATAATGCTAGTATTAGCAAGAATCGTATCTGAACATTAAAATAATCATCGATTTTATTGTTCCTTTTGGAATAAACGACCTGTGCTCCCGTTCCAGAATATATTCTTGGCTTTACAACTTATTTTTTCAGTGTTTGACATGTGGAATTCTTATCTTTAGgccatttttaattgcttcGTCTCATAGTGACCAGCCACGATTGCCGTGAGTGGGGTTTTTGATCACGCTGTAGGTAAGACTAAAATGTACTACTTTATCGAGGACTTTCCAGATAACACTTTAATACTCGATTACTCTTGTCTTTTCTATATCACTATCAAACCAAACCTATAGCTATTCAATGAATCATCAGGTGGCCTCTGGctattattatttcatttatattgAACACCAATCCAAGGGTATAAACGATATCAACGTGACtttttaaaaactaaaaaaaccGGTGGAATCTCCCTAAAACTCACCCATCTACATAACAATAGAATAATCAGGctttttaggtttttttttttcaataaatagttaagataaaaatacatttatgcTTTCTTTATTGTAGgcttttaaattgaatttttatgcaACTAAAGTCTTAGTTTTGCTTGAGCCACTTCTGAATATTCTTCAAAATCTGTTTCACGTCTCTGTTTCCGTTGCTCTCAATCTTGCTGATCAGATGATTCAAGTCCTCTTCAGGGGGCGACTCCTTGTTTCCTTCGGTTGTGGTAACTGTAGAACTCTCTGTTGACGACTCAGTGGAACTCTCTGTTGACGACTCTGTAGAACTCTCTGTTGACGACTCTGTAGAACTCTCTGTGGACGACTCTGTAGAACTCTCTGTTGACGACTCAGTGGAACTCTCTGTGGACGACTCTGTAGAACTCTCTGTTGACGACTCTGTAGAACTCTCTGTTGACGACTCTGTAGAACTCTCTGTTGACGACTCTGTAGAACTCTCTGTGGACGACTCTGTAGAACTCTCTGTTGACGACTCAGTGGAACTCTCTGTTGACGACTCTGTAGAACTCTCTGTGGACGACTCTGTAGAACTCTCTGTTGACGACTCTGTAGAACTCTCTGTTGAGTCTGTGGGAGGAGCGGATGTGGTTGGTCCTGTCGTTGGAATATCAGCTCCGGACATGCAGGCGCTCATATCCTCGTAGACGGCAGCAGAGTTCTCGGCATATTCGCGCTGCGTCTTGTTGGTGCAATCGTATTGCCACACCTCAATTTGGCGGTACGTCTCCTTGATTTGGGCCACCAGCTCGTTCGAATTGGCAGAGATGGTGAACATGGACTTGGCGTTTTCGGAACCCTGCAAAAACGAATAAAAAGCACAGCGTGTGACTACTTCTGTTTGGGTGCGGGTTGGGGCGATTTCAACTTACGGCTTGGGCGGTGCACGCAAAGTACTTCTCGGCGACATTAATAGAGGTGCACTCCTTGAGGGCTTGACAAGAGCTCTCGGCGGAACTGTCGATGGCGGTACGGTTGGGCTGGGTGTCATCGTTGATGG is a window of Drosophila pseudoobscura strain MV-25-SWS-2005 chromosome 3, UCI_Dpse_MV25, whole genome shotgun sequence DNA encoding:
- the Muc55B gene encoding proteoglycan 4; the protein is MKFALALCLMLAASCSAQLPKHPADLASMLSHQQFAMTRMISTFDARADESALINDCFNHYLDDQREVIVNYNLHYNGCINTAQASREALTAESASERQSLLDRTNAMCTSLTSCDAEVDGLKFFDCYRLASSDSYKTMFTLNSDSNLDFNRISASYSVIETDLTDCVDVARVEYAHDMDSCDENLTVCLAGGEVPSTESSTTASTTESSTESSTESSTESSSETEAPISTASPSTPAPSTAAPSTPAPSTAAPSTPAPSTAAPSTAAPSTAAPSTPAPSTAAPSTPAPSTPAPSTAAPSTPAPSTAAPSTPVPSTAAPSTADPSTPAPSTADPLPTNGPITEESPNAPEEDIEKALPMAHKGTWRLFKRFF
- the LOC4804111 gene encoding lisH domain-containing protein C1711.05; the protein is MYAQVCVLLLAVGLSQAYMPEPVVLPQEHLMRLVQQTRDVGTDASHSLECLAYYMAEQSAVGEKFDTETKECISAAQLKLEAINDDTQPNRTAIDSSAESSCQALKECTSINVAEKYFACTAQAGSENAKSMFTISANSNELVAQIKETYRQIEVWQYDCTNKTQREYAENSAAVYEDMSACMSGADIPTTGPTTSAPPTDSTESSTESSTESSTESSTESSTESSTESSTESSTESSTESSTESSTESSTESSTESSTESSTESSTESSTESSTESSTESSTESSTESSTESSTESSTESSTESSTESSTESSTESSTVTTTEGNKESPPEEDLNHLISKIESNGNRDVKQILKNIQKWLKQN